CTTTAGCCTTCCATCCAATTGATAGCGCCAGTCGTCGCCATTGCTCAGTTAGGTGAGCCACGCACTGTCATGTCATCCCGTGGCGCAAAACTCATCAAGCGTTTGTTGCTGACCAAATTCTTCTCTTAAAAAGATCACCTTTAAAAATGCACACTTGAGCAAATTAGCTGTCGCTCGCCTGGATGCCATCTGTGTTGGAAGATCATTTAATTTGACAACCAATCATGCAAGGCGGAGCAAGCGCGCGTGATCTCTCAAATCAAGTCACATTTGAATCTGATGAATTATTTATTGGATCGGATCAAGATATAGATCGCGCCAAGTCCAAACAAGATATTTCCGAGCCAAGCTGCCAACAGCGGCGGGAGTGCGCCATTGTGTCCCAAACTTTGGCCCACCTTGATGATCCCAAAATAGAGGAAGCAAATGAACAGGCTGATGCCGAAGCTCAAGGCGGTGCCGCTGCGCGTTTTTCGCGACGCTAGGGGCGCCCCAAATAATACAATAATGAAATTGGCAAACGGGAACGAAAGCTTGAGATAAAGATCCACCAGCCATCGATCCGGTTTGCCACCAGTGCGTCGGATTTCTTTAATAAATTCCCTCAGCTCCCAATAGCTCATCTCCTCTGCTTTTTTTTGAACGCGGGCGATATCTTGGGGGCGAAAACGAAGATCCGTCATCACCATTTCTTGAAATGGCTCTGCCGTCTCGTGTTGATTTTCGAAACGTCGCATAAAACCATTGATCAACAGCCAGCGATCCTTCTGCCAGATCATGCGGGATGCATCGATCCGTTCGACCAATGCGTTATTCCAATAGCGCTGGACACTGACTTTGAATGCGGTACTGTCGGAAAGCTCAATGAATCCGATCAATAGCCAGCGATGGTTATCGATCTGGAGCGTGATATCTCGGGTAGGAATCTCGGCTCTGGTTTTTTTTATTTTGTCGACATGGGTCTG
This DNA window, taken from candidate division KSB1 bacterium, encodes the following:
- a CDS encoding LptF/LptG family permease; amino-acid sequence: MKILDHYLSRNFLGTLGFALISFCAIYIIIDAVGFMDKFIDQHVPILIVAKYYLYYLPYIIILTLPVATLLASLFSVGQLARYNELIAMQASGLSLYKILSPLFVLGIAISLFAAYAGERFVPYTNQLKKEVYQTHVDKIKKTRAEIPTRDITLQIDNHRWLLIGFIELSDSTAFKVSVQRYWNNALVERIDASRMIWQKDRWLLINGFMRRFENQHETAEPFQEMVMTDLRFRPQDIARVQKKAEEMSYWELREFIKEIRRTGGKPDRWLVDLYLKLSFPFANFIIVLFGAPLASRKTRSGTALSFGISLFICFLYFGIIKVGQSLGHNGALPPLLAAWLGNILFGLGAIYILIRSNK